gacggttaatgaatagaatacctgggaaaactaactgttggaggaagccatttatccgcaaaacaaaactcaagtttaagcgtaaggcgaaccggagaaagataaataaataagtgctgcagatatttaacccatcgacatccaaaccggcaacaatcttaggcctccactcactctgacttccccttagtgaatctgtatttttttctctgctgttatagagatttagaagcataattgaccaatcgtttgtcgtcttatgcatattttgacagcggataaaagagcccacgaagtctggcttttcgtcgtcgtttcgatcgcgcgatcaaattacacgaaaacaactgctgttgcgtgaggtaacgcatcaaacaatgggatatcgttactttttttaggattcggaggaaaaaaggagcttttatagttttcctgtaagaactggggacacaagtgatagcaatttcgatttagatggcttaaaaagtggcgaagaagatggtggcaatcaattaatggtagttatgcccgtcaaaagctgttgaatacctccgagcacatcgcccgttttcttgaagtaaggcacgcagaattaaaggccttcacagggtttgacgaaacaagcagaatgcataaaatccaagaacatttatttactacagttgcatgcgacttttcgattgcggcattcatatttactcggaAGCAGCGCACGCGGCTTAATTATCACGATCGAGatcgattctagttcatgttttcttacggtaatcataaacatcgcatacgaaaaaaggctataagatcgtgaaaatgttaattaacaatcagtgtataatattgcttattacgagtggtatttgagtgctccgatcgaaaagcactgtaacagttacggaacggtccttttaacgtcggtcgaaatgaaccatcgaatgctaaaaattataaatttttctgacggttacaaggtaaccactaacgctttttccatgctactaacggtttgctgaatccgtctaacggtttggtgaatccgtctaacggtttggcaaaaccgtctaacggtttggtgaaactgtctaacgttgactaacagattactaacggctgactgacgatggctaacggctaactgacgctttaggccgttaaacgttaaaacgttagtgtacgttttcccgtgtgaggtcacatattTCTGCTGACGAAAGTTTCACTGAAGACGACGAAAGCGACAGCAATTCGGTTGAAAGCGGAGGTGAAGAAGATTGGAGCGACGATCTTGACTTTGTTATTGTTGAGGATTTTAACAAACCTACCGGGCCTACAACTGTTCTTCCAGCCACAGCAACTGCTGGCGACTTTTTAAACTTAGTTTTTCCCGAGGACTTAATACAACTTATCGTCGATGAAACAAATCGAAATGCACGACAGAAGCAGCAACAATCAGGAACTGTTGATAAAGATTGGATGCCTGTAAACAACAGCGACATCAAAGCGTTCTTCGCTATCAGGTTTATTCAAGGAATAAACTCTCTACCTTCAGAGCGGCATTTCTGGTCCAAGAACCCAATTCTCGGTAATGTAAAGGTGCAGAATGTTATGTCGAGGAACAGATACCTTAAGATAAACACTTATCTACATTTTAATGATTCTTCGACTGCCTTGCCTCGCGAAGATGTAAACCACGATAAGTTGCATCATATTCGCCCGCTCATCGATCGTCTTGCTGAGACCTTTGCAGCCCAGTACATGCCAAGCAGAGAAAATGCAATTGACGAACGACTTGTCAAATTCAAGGGGCGATTGGGTTTTAAACAATATATGCCCATGAAGCCCATCAAACGGGGTATCAAAGTGTGGATGCGTGCAGACTCCATCACCCATTTTGTTTCCCGATTTCAAGTCTACACCGGTCGACCACGAGGTGGACAAGAACATGGTCTCGGAGAGCGTGTTGTGACCGAGTTGTCGTCTGATTTAGAGGATGGATATTATCATCTTTActtcgacaattttttttccacttttagACTCATGAAATCCCTTCTAGAGAAGGGAATTTATGCGACCGCAACAACGCGACCGAATCGAAAAGGGTTTCCGGCTCCATTGAAGAACGCAAAGCTTAGCCGTGGCGAGTCGCTTGTGATGCAAAAAAGTGGCATCACTGCTTGCAGCTGGCAAGACAAGAAAAAAGTGAACTTCTTCACGACCAACTGCCAACCAAATGGCCAGGGAACGGTGCAAAGAAGAAGTAGAGACGGCACCTTAACCGACATAAATGCTCCACCTTGTGTTTCGGCATACAATAAGTTCATGGGTGGCGTAGATTATGCCGACCAAAAGAGAGGGGATTATAAAATCCCTATCAAGTCCCGCAGATGGTATCGTTATTTAGCCATCTTCTTCATAGAAACTGCCGCTGTAAATGCCTTTATTTTGAGGCAGTTATCACCCAACCATGCCCGGATAACGCAGCTTAATTTTAGGCTTGAACTCATAGACAATTTGCTAGGAAACTACTGCTCGCATAAAAGATCCGCTGGAGTCATGGAAGTGGCGGACGGAAAGACACATTTTCCCGTAAAAGGGCCTATTAATCGTTGTATGCAGTGTGCCAAAACTGGACAGAGACATCGTTCAAGTTGGCGTTGTGCATTGTGCGATGTTACATTGTGTGTTGGCTGCTTTGAGCGATTTCACTCAGGGCAACACTGATGTCTCATGAGTGGACAATATGGCGGCGCgcgaaatttaaatttgaaggactcggcaaaaataaaaatgctggACTTATTgttgtaaatattgtaaatgTTATTTGAATAAACTTGATTTTAACTCTTCAACATTAGTTTTCTTGCTTTTTAAAGTGTTCTACGAGTCAGTTGTTTGAACAGTAAGCCATTTTAGTGAACTCTGTCCATAGATTTGTGTTAAAGTTTGATTAGAACAGTaacttcaaaaatttttttctcgttgtaTTTTGAAGTATAGACATTGTTCTTAACATAGCCTTAAAGAATAAACTTCCATTTTTCCCCTGATTTTTTTGTGTGGACATCAATACTTTCAATTTAGTAATATCCCAGTCTAAATGAACCAGGGTGGTGATTTTAGGAGGTAGTGCCATTTTGGCCTGGGCACAAAGCCCACCCCAAGGATTTTCAGCTTGGTCCATAAAGGGCTATGTTATAAACTataggagtaatcaaagattaataagggTATtcaaagttcaatgaattttaaTAGCTAAAACCATACAAAAACCataggaggaaattagttgagagattaaatgagaaagatgaagtatttaaacagcaacatgaacaatAGCAACTTTATAATAGTGAAACctaaaaatgtaacaaaacatGTGTATCTACTTATAGTTACAAGCTAGTTCAGATACTGATTGTATGAGACTAACTTTTGTAACAGTAACATGAATGATAGAAACTTGAATAGTTGCAAGGGAAAATGTAGTAAAACATGTCAATCTACTCAGTACCTTGTGGTCTCAAAACAAACATTGAGACAACTGACCCGTTGTGGTCGCAAACGAAACGAACCAAGTAGTCTTACTTGCGGCGGCCATTGTCAGCCAACTGACCCGTAGCAgtctcaaaacaaacaaactcagtcagaaagcccaaaatggcacacgcttccttcaggctttgataagcagctacaAAATTCTACAACAATATGTGACCTtccacgggaaaacgtacactaacgctAAACCGTTAAATTGACCGAAGCGTTAGATATCCGTTAGTCGTCCGTTAGAAGTTTACATGAAACCGTCAGAGCGTCAACTTCATTCGTTAGAACGTTAGTCTTATCCGTCAGAGCGTCAGGTTTATCCGTTAGAGCGTCAGGTTTATCCGTTAGAGCGTCAGGTTTATCCGTCAGAGCGTCAGCCTCGTCCGTTAGGGGTTTAGCCACGTCCGTTAGAGCGTTAGTCTCATATATCAGATGTATAATAGTTATTAACCTTATCCGTAGGGCAAATCTTGCAATCAGTTGGCAAAGCAATTAATAATCGGTATCGATTGTTCCGGATCAACGGATTCGTTGAGCGTCGTTAAAAAATGTGAATTCGGTCAAGCAATAACTTTAAAGGTAACGTAATGtaaatttttggtcattttgtaATTTCAGCCTACTGTTATTAAAGTAGATGCATTTTACTGTTAGTAACCGAAATTGTTCATCCGAGAAGCTTTTAAAATAAACTGTTGTCTTTATTGTGCGAGCCAATGTCTCCTCGGCTTGCGTGACAAAAGTGGCTTCTTCGCTatgcaaataaattttccaCAAACACGTCAAAACAATGTCCTTGGGCCAACTGGGGTTCACTTTTCGTCTCTTTGTACCCAAGACCAACGAAACCTGAACTGGACTGACGAGTTTTTGTGTcatgaagaaaagacaaaaaaattaataatgttttcTCGTTGGTTTCGAAAACACCGCTGATGAAGAGCAAACAATAAAGCTGCGCGGCTCttctgcaaataattttaatataacTGTCTGCGTTGCTCGTTGCTTGACcgtaaaaaattatttggaatTGTCAAATACTGTTGGCTCGACGGTCTGAGATGATTGTGGCAGATGtggtttataataattatgctaATAAGTATAACAATTGTTTTAAAGTCGAAGCTCACATTACTGGGATGAGACGTACAACTACGCTGATACCTTCACAAACAATACCCATCTCAAGCCGTGAGAAATTCACTATTTAGTGGTGCATCGCTTCATTGTGAGTTCGAGGATCAAACCTTATCGAGATTAGCCACTTTTATCCGGACTTCGTTGCATTCACCAGTTACGTCGCCATGGGCGCGCTTCTTGGGAACCGTATTTTAAAAGTCACGCAATCAAGATACGTTTCTGGTGGCATGTCTGCATAGTAGTGTTCTTAAAGCAAAAAACTCGCTGAAATGTGCATCCGATTTGTTTTGGCCAGCTCACAATTGTGCTAGTACTTCAAATCATGGCCTTTGTTCGATGAACGGTAATCGCTCACTACGTTGTGGTGTCATCAATCAGCCTTTCGAGCGTAGAACTAAGACTTAGTGTTAAAGCGCTAAGGCAGAAGGTTAGAACTGATGGAAAGAACGTTAGAGCGTTGGCACAAACCGTTAGAGCGTTAGGAAAGAGTGTTAGAGCGTTAGCACAGACCGTTAGAGCGTTAGCACAAACCGTTAGAGTGTTAGCACAAACCGTTAGAGCGTTAGTAAAAAACGTTAGACCAATCTTCAAAACCGTTAAATATCCGTCAACCGTCCGTTAGTTTCAAGCCATTTAACGGCCaatcgttagtgtacgttttcccatggAAGGTCACAtattgagaaaataacttaccaagaaaacagcagcagcttcttcaacaacacgtccgccaacaTCTGTTGTTCGCAAAGAAGACagaagggagtttaagatctacgacccgacagtagcgaaaaagtcgctcaaaattgcaagttcaagtttttcaatctattccgtcattatgtcagtttgtttaacttttgaaagctagcagaactacccaggaactgaatttagaggtgcggcgTCAACACTAGAAAAGCATATTCAAATTTGCACCTGAGTGTTCatgttctctgtaaaacttgagacaATTAatgatcatttcacgtcgcagatttgctgagaacttgaaagaaatgcacggaattaaaaaaagcatgtgaagggcgtgcaaaacttttgtttttgtcaattaggtatgcaaattttgtggcggcGTGGCTGCAGTCACGTCATTGACCTTAAACTCGCTAGAATTTTGTGTCGATGGCATCCACAGGAGACCCACGAAATTAGGAAGCATTCTCCTTCATCCAATGCAAGGAGTCTCCAGACCTTTGAAGAAACAGACCAATTTTAGGACTCAATCCAGCAGCTGAATTTGTTCTTGGTATTCCCTGATTTAATTCCTTGGCTAGGCTTCGGAAGAATGCATTTCTGGCTTTCTGCCATGTGGGTTAAAATGAGATATTtgtgttgtttaatttttacaactgGTAGCACTCAGAAATGCCCTATTGCAGAGCACTCTGAGTTCTGTGTGTTCTCGTTCATACACAGCACATGTAGACAAGTTGCACTAATTATATGATGAAAATTTAAATGCCAACGTCatcaaataatttattatatattCCTCCAGCAAACATGTTTTTGTAAAGTTTATAAGGGGTAAGACTTAGTAACCCGTAGGTTCAGTAGGTAGGCGCCTGAGGAGAGTAAACTGTGTAAAGCCATCATGGAAAAGGGAGGCAAAACCCCACATCCACTCTTTGACCCCCCTTCTGCCATGTGGTCATTTCATTCCAAGCATCATCTCCGTGGCAAACAGGGAAATTACCATTAATTTGTTACAAGCTTATAAAAGGAAACACCACAAGGACAAGAGTCAAAGATAGGGAACAACTCAACTTAATGTCAATATAAGAAAGGATGgtgttaaatatatataagaCACTGTACAGTAGTCTTGTGAGAGGGACGATGAGACAGCAACTAAAATGTGAGTGTGCAGCAGTATGCAGGCCTGTTAACCCAATTTCACACACTGATCGAGGGTTGTTTGTCATTATAAAAATGCAGAGGGAGTCACAGAATGGATTTGGGAATTAGTCTTCCCTtgaaaaagtgtgttttcatctTGGTTGTACTGTAAATGGATACCATGTTTGTTGCTATATATGGAGACTATTAAAAACTTTTTGTTAAATAGATAAAGGTTTTTTAATCCCTTGAACAAATTTGATGCTCAAGTGTTGAAAAGCAATTTTATAGTGAAACAGCTGCCATGTGAGCTCTCACAGTTTTGCAGGTCGTATGACGAaaagatttatttatttataaatgaaTTGTTTGTGGTCACCTCAAAAGAGTCTCCTGGTTAAGCTTCTTTGATTTAAGGCCCCATATCTGACAAAAAGAGGAGTGGTTTACACTTGATTGTTTACAGTATAATTAATTATATTAATCATACAGTGAGGAAAAAACGACTGTGTTTGCTCCCTCAGGTGATTTAATAATTGCTctatttttttgctgttaaataGACGCGTCCAGAATGAGTCAATGACTGGCTCTGTCAGTAGCAGTAAAGTGAGAACGACTTTAACCATAGCAGTGGAGGGTATTGAATTTGATACCCAAGCATGCATGTTGAGAATTAAAGGTCGTAATGTAGAAGAGAACCAATATGTTAAGGTAAAGTGggtctttttctttctgatgCCTCTAATATATGTATACTTTAAATGTAACACAAATCTGGTATAAAGATTTTGAGAGGAATACTGCAGCAGTGCTAGAAATATCTTTTGGTCATTGGTCTCTCAATGAggagattttcaaaatattcagCCAATTTCATATTACcctataataattatacttcATGTCTGCAAATGTTTCACTAGCACATCGTCACTCTTTCTGGCAAGGTTGTTGTTGATTGATACAATTAAGTGTTTTCTTTTACACTACATGACAAGTTCTCAACCAtattgcatttttaatttcaattttgcaatgAAATATAGACATCTCTTGGTAAATAAGACAAAGAGATGAAGTCTGCAGTTTAAGGTTATCATTGTCCATTGATGCAGGCAATGCTATGACATTTTCCTGTTCTTGCAGAAGAGCTAAAATATCATTGTTATTGATACTTGTGCttggaaaattaattttgttgaaaaatggctttttccttgaaaaatcCTTTAAATTATTACTTCTTGAAATCGTCTTGAATTTGCTGAtgtacagtaccgtgcaaatgtaagttgacagtctcgactcgaaactTGATCCTCGATGCTCGAAGCTATTGAGCATCAAGGATCGAGGTTTGAGGCTCGAGTATCGCGTATCGAGTTTCGAGAAAAATCGAAGAATTTTTTGAGGATCTCGATAGCAGCTTTcgaggaaacgtttaatttctcgaacctcaaacaataagagagaaaaaaacgattatcGCATACTGTAGCTCTCGCATGTAGTCTATTCTTAGTTTGATAGAAAGTTCAACTAAAACCATACTGATCAACCGCAcggaatgttcgataaatctgtTTATTTTTGTAAAGACATCCATTCCTCACTGTTGTCAAATCTTTctaatcaaaacttcgaaaacagcatttctcTGATTAAAAGCGCGCAACATTTTCGGTAGCGATCGGCAAGAAATCGTGGAAACTTCAACTTGATCATTCGCTTGTAGAGTGAACTCTTTCTTTGCGGTAACTTTGACAGCCACCGGCGAATGTTTACACCTCCGGTGAAGCGTCACAAGTTTGCATAAATATTTGCACAatcatctttgcttaagttttttaCATTTGCTGTCTACAGATTTCGGATTGTAACCAATGTTTTGTTCCGACAGATGATTGCGTTACTTGTTCATTAAACCCAGTTACTACACCATTGTGGCGGCCTTTTTCGGTGGCTGTTTTACAGACGTAACAAAATGAGAATGTATTAAACAGATCGCTTCTGAAATACGCTCACTTAAATAATTACgaatcattgtatttgaatctttcgaatcaaaacttcgaaaacagtatttcatgaattgaaaacacacaacatttTTCGGTAGTAATCGGCAAGGATCAAGAAAATTTTAACGTAGCCGTTTGCTTTATAACCGAACTCTTTATTTCGAGCAGACTTTGACTTTCACCGCTATGATTGTTTACATATCGCtccaacacaaaatatattaattacgcaaagaatctttaaaacaaCTTCTATTAAAACATACAGTTACCGTTTACAatgttaatcataaaaattacaatttcctcgcttgtgattggtttaaaaaaggcctattttccactaattcgcttgccaagttgttattggatagtttgttattggacagtttgttatcggacagttcgaaaagccaatcacattcaaagatgtagtttaaaacaaccaatcacattcaaagttgtaattacgtgtgcgtgcgcgtgtgcttgcttttgtgtttttgctttttttttttggttttgcttttgtattttaatgcgaactttccccttttttcacaacttggctatttttctcggaaattgtaatttttatgattaattggcaataggacttcgtgtcgtccaattctgtctgtaatcatacttgtgataaacaaatcggactcccgctgcatggtcgtccaattttgttatcactcgtatgattacagaccgaattggactccactcagtcctattaccattacttatatgaggttgtcgcagtgagttgtctcaacagagtcatgttaacgagcaaaagttggttactgcaaaacgaaattaccgcgcaccggtggctcacttggttgtgcaccgggctgtgacgcgggaggttgtgagttcgggACTCGGACCGAACCAACATttagggtctttaaataactgaggagaaagtgctgcctttgtaatttcatctgcaaatggttagactttctagtcttctcagataaggacgataagtcgggggtcccgtctcacaattccttgaatgttgataattctgtgggacgtaaaagaacccacgcactattcgaaaagagtagggtgatcccggtgctgtggctgtctttcgtatgcgaatggggggtgggtgaggtggggcacctttgaataggaccttgaagtcctcttgtgccctttccctctgggcagctgtaaaatgtaataaatcgaaatgaaactgtcgactctccgataagatgtgtgaaaaactaatcacgcgaaaagttctttgtttcttgtctcgaaactcgaagcgCTCGACTCTATACTCGATGCACTCGACTCGAACCTCGGTACTCGAAAGCTTCGAGGAGCGATGATCGAGGATTGAGTCTCGAAGTTCGAGCAtcgagggactgtcaacttacatttgcacggtactgtactACTGGTAGTACCACCCTGTTGACATTTGCAGTAATTGGAGCTGCTACGTGTTCACCTATTTCAGTGCAACTTTGTCAGTTTAAATGGTCTACTACAACTGTGACTCAAACAGACAAAGAGTTAGTACTGTGTGGTTTTCATTTGAAATCTTTCAAAGCTGAGATGAGCCCACCCCTCCCCTGGATTTAATAGATTTCTAGCATGAAAAGTGCCTCAAAATGGGCAAAACTGCATGCCTTAATTCtctataaaataaaattaaaaaacagtGGTATTTAACTTATAGCTTGGACAGTTTACACAGTCTCATGTTGTTACCTCACTAAATCAGTTTGATTTACTGTGTTTCTGTCAACCAAAACAGATAATTGACTGtcaataaaaaattgttttgagcgTATGGTAATTTGGTTAATTTTGTCTTTGATCGTCGTGATCTTGTCAAGACCAATTGGAAAGGTTTTATATGATGATGGTACTTTTTCATCATAGTCataaatttttctttgaattcaacaGATG
The Acropora muricata isolate sample 2 chromosome 3, ASM3666990v1, whole genome shotgun sequence genome window above contains:
- the LOC136911348 gene encoding piggyBac transposable element-derived protein 4-like, with product MEATVPNGMLTLLKALLTCTFSRVRSHISADESFTEDDESDSNSVESGGEEDWSDDLDFVIVEDFNKPTGPTTVLPATATAGDFLNLVFPEDLIQLIVDETNRNARQKQQQSGTVDKDWMPVNNSDIKAFFAIRFIQGINSLPSERHFWSKNPILGNVKVQNVMSRNRYLKINTYLHFNDSSTALPREDVNHDKLHHIRPLIDRLAETFAAQYMPSRENAIDERLVKFKGRLGFKQYMPMKPIKRGIKVWMRADSITHFVSRFQVYTGRPRGGQEHGLGERVVTELSSDLEDGYYHLYFDNFFSTFRLMKSLLEKGIYATATTRPNRKGFPAPLKNAKLSRGESLVMQKSGITACSWQDKKKVNFFTTNCQPNGQGTVQRRSRDGTLTDINAPPCVSAYNKFMGGVDYADQKRGDYKIPIKSRRWYRYLAIFFIETAAVNAFILRQLSPNHARITQLNFRLELIDNLLGNYCSHKRSAGVMEVADGKTHFPVKGPINRCMQCAKTGQRHRSSWRCALCDVTLCVGCFERFHSGQH